The genomic stretch TAACTTTCTCGACATTCCAGGCATGAATACCCCCCGTACCAAGAGCCGTAGTACCTGGACGGACACTTCGTCGACATTTGTGGAAAACCGCACGCGGCTGACCGATCGCCTGGCGCTGGTTACTGCGTTGCGCTACGACCATATCGATTTTGAAGTGATTGATCATACGGCTCGAAATACGCTGAATCGCCGGTGGGACGCCTTCACCGGTCGGGCCGGATTAGTCTATGACGTGAGCGATACCGCCAGCGTCTACACCCAATACAGCACGTCCGCCGAGCCGCCAGGCGGAACACTGACCAGCGCCAGCATCGGCCAAGTCGGTATCTTTGACTTGAGCACAAGCCGACAGGTCGAGGTGGGTAGCAAACTCGACTTTCTCGAGGGGCGTGGATCGGCCACGGCAGCGGCCTATCGGATCGTGCGCAAGAACATCTCCGTACCATCTTCCACCCTGCAGAACACCACGGAGCAGGCCGGTCAACAGACCTCCACCGGTATCGAGTTGGCGGCATCGTTCAAGGTAACGCCGCAGTTACTGGCTGCCGGCAACTACGCCTGGGTGCGTGCCGAATACGACGAGTTCAATGAAACCGTTGGCGGGGTGGTGCATTCACGCAAAGGCAAGAACCCGGTGAACATTCCGGACCGTGTCGCGAACTTCTGGCTGACCTACGATTTGACTCCGGCGTGGCAAGTCGGGGCTGATGCGCGCTACGTCTCTTCGGTCTACGCCAACACGGCCAACACCATGTGGGTGCCGTCTTACACCGTTTACGGACTGTCCATCAAGCACGACCTTGACGCTCATACCGAGCTGAGCGCGCGCCTGCGCAACCTCACCGATGAGACCTACGCGCGCTTCATTCATCAGACCAACACCCAGTATTACCTGGGTGAGCCACGCAGCCTGGAAGTGGCTGTGCAGTGGCGTTACTGATGCTGTAACAACGCTGGGTGAGCGTTAACGCTACCCCACTTAGCCAACCCGGTAGGCGTCTATTTCAGGTACCGCCTGCCTAACTGAATAGGTAACCCCATGTTCCTGAAAAAATTCTTGCTGGCGTTCTCGCTCCTGTCTCTAGGGCACATTGCTCATGCACACGAGTTTCAGTCCGGCGACATTACAATTGTTCATCCGTGGTCACGTGAACTCCCTGCGGTGGCACCAACAGCTGCTGCGTATTTCGTTCTCAAAAATCAGGGTAGCGAAGCTGATCGCCTGCTTTCTGCAACTACTCGTGTCGCTGGCAGAGCAGAGTTGCACGAGCATGTACATGCGGGTGGTGCGATGAAGATGCAGCAGGTAATGAGCGTAGAGATTCCTGCTGGCGGTGAGGTGAAATTCGAGCCCATGGGCTATCACGTGATGCTGCTCAATCTGAAACAGCAAGCCAAAGCCGGTGAGCACTTTCCTCTTACATTGATATTCGAAAAGGCCGGTGCGCTAGAAGTCGACGTCGTCGTACAGAAGGACGCCCCTACGGAGCATCAACCTGACCATAGCCATAGCGAAGGCCACCAGCACTGACACTCAGGGTGGCAGGGGGGGCTTTTGGTGTGCCGCGCAGCCCCCTCGTTGTAACGCGCAAGAATATGTGCGTCGCGTGGAGACATGCCCTGAACGCATATTTTATAGCATTCTCACTAACGAGCTCGCATCGAGTTCTGATTGCAATTTCTGGAGTGGAAATGCGTCGTTTGCTGATGTTGGTGACCACTGTATGTGCAGTGGGCTCAGGACTTTTCTATTGGGTTATGAAGACAGAACTGTTGGATGAGTCGGCGCTGGCGAGCGCCGGTATTGTGCTGCTGCCCAGCCCGCATGTGCTACCAGATGTGCGATTGGCAACGGTAGATGGCCAGGCTTTCGACTCAGAATTCTTCGCCGGAAAGTGGACATTGGTACTTTTCGGCTACACCTTTTGCCCAGACATTTGCCCTACTGCCCTCAGTGAATTGCGGCAGGTGTATCTCGCTCTGCCGCCTGATGCGCGCAAGCTCATGGGGGTAACAATGGTCAGCGTGGATCCGCACCGAGATACACCCGAGCGTACCCAGCAGTACGTGAGTTTTTTCGACCCAAGCTTCACTGGCATGACCGGCAATCTTGCAGCGGTGCAGCAAGCCTCCAATGACATTGGTCTGCCATTTGTGCCAGGGGACATTGATCAGCTTGACTACACAGTCGTACATACCGGAAACCTTGCGCTGATAGATCCAGCAGGCAGGCAGGTCGGTTTTGTCAGAGGGCCGCTCAGGGTGAAGGAGCTGATTCGGATTCTGCCTGGGCTTTTCGCTCATAGCGTTTCGGAGTGATGCCTAATGTAAGCGTCAGGTGTGGGAGTGATTTAAAAGGGCGCGCGGAGAGGGCGCCTACTCCGTCATTGGACCCGGAGCAGAACTGACCGCCCATGCCGTTGAGTCTGGGTCGGTCATCTGCAAATACTGCAAATGGACTGAACAGGATGCAGGCGTAGAGCACCCAGGCGCTCAGCGAGCGGTGAGTGTGGACTACTTCAATAGCAACTCGTCAATGCATCTTGCTATGTTCCGGGGCGCCCAAGGCTCGGGCCGGGGCCTCGACCTGGATCGACTGCTTTTCACCCTTGGCGTCTTCGACGGTCAGGGTCAGCGGTACCTTGTCGCCTTCCTTAACCTGAGCCACCAAATCGATCAGCA from Pseudomonas sp. S04 encodes the following:
- a CDS encoding copper chaperone PCu(A)C, whose product is MFLKKFLLAFSLLSLGHIAHAHEFQSGDITIVHPWSRELPAVAPTAAAYFVLKNQGSEADRLLSATTRVAGRAELHEHVHAGGAMKMQQVMSVEIPAGGEVKFEPMGYHVMLLNLKQQAKAGEHFPLTLIFEKAGALEVDVVVQKDAPTEHQPDHSHSEGHQH
- a CDS encoding SCO family protein; its protein translation is MRRLLMLVTTVCAVGSGLFYWVMKTELLDESALASAGIVLLPSPHVLPDVRLATVDGQAFDSEFFAGKWTLVLFGYTFCPDICPTALSELRQVYLALPPDARKLMGVTMVSVDPHRDTPERTQQYVSFFDPSFTGMTGNLAAVQQASNDIGLPFVPGDIDQLDYTVVHTGNLALIDPAGRQVGFVRGPLRVKELIRILPGLFAHSVSE